The genomic interval GCTGCCGGTAGGCAGAGCAATAGGAATTTAAATAGGGAGATCTTAATTATTCTCATCTGGGTGAttagagaaaactgaagaaactgAAATCGACACACGCACGCCCTCCATTTTCCCCCTCTGTGCTTTCAACTGGGGCATTTAATAGGTGCCGAGAGCTGCAGGATAACCAAAACGTAGGTGGTGGTTGTGAGGCTACGTGAAGTGACCTGGCGTGCAGCACCTCGGGGGCGACGCTGCGGTGTGTCCTAGAGCTACCCCAGCGGCCGGAGcgctggggctggagcagccgCTGCAGCAGGCGGACGCTCGTGGCCTGACAGGAGAGCAGCGCGGGAACCGGCGGCCGGCTGAATTTGAGACCTGGGTTCGGAAATGCTGCTCCACCCTCCCGGTTTCACCACCACCTTGTCCGGCCCGTGGCGATGCCTGGCGGACCTGCTCCGCGTCTCGGTCCGACGGACTGAGGGAGCACCGTGGTGCTCCCGTTCCTGACGCCCGAGAGACCCATCGCTCTCAACCGAGGCAGGAGGATCCACATTTTTTCCGTTAAGCGTGTACGGTTcacaaatactttatttatttttcaaacagaaaacatctTAAAGATGTGCTTTCCTTCTGTCCGCAGGTGGCTTTTAAAGGTTGACTGAGGCTTTTTACCCGTCCAGAATTCTTGGTTGTCTGGATTACAAGCGATTGCAGCAGGAGAAGCGTGGTACGTGCCGCGCCTAAGTCCAGGTTGCCGGCACACCCCCCAGGACGACGGCGTGCTCCCAATCACAGACGTCGCAGTTCAGTAGGTTTTTCTGTCGTTAGGGCAAATCTTAAAGTGACGCGTATTTAAGATTTAGCAAAGAGGTACCAGCCAAGACGCGTGCTAATCCTAGAGCCCCACGGGTAAACGTTCCAGCTGCTGCTCGTGAGTCGTCTTACACAGCAATACAGACCTGCAGCTCGGAAACCTTTACTAAAATGGAGGCGTGGAGAAAGCAAACATCGTCACGGTCATCTCCAGCAGAGAGAGACCGTGGGTGCTAGttagggggaggtggggagcaccTTGACCCCgttcatacacacacacgctcGATCCCTGTCTGACAGAGGGACTGGAAGGCAGATACGGGAGGAGGACGGTGTATTTACACCTTTAACGTAAATTAAAAACTACCGAAACCCCAgtcaagaaaacaacaaaagcaacttTTTGTTGCTGCCCTTCTCCAGCAAAAGTAGGGACTTGCAGCTGTTGGTAACCGTCGCCACCTGAAACGAGGAGGCTTCTTGAAGTAAATATTTCTGGAGCATCCCACAAACCCAGTCCCAACCCAAACACACAGGCTTGTCTTAACAGgtttatttcatttccaaaacaagTCAGATCAGAGCTTCAAAAGGAGTAACGGATTTACAGCGTATATAAAGGGTGATAACGTGGGCACGACAGcctggagcagctctgcggagATCATTCAAAGCCACTGCAAGAAGATATTTTGATAAGGTCAGGATACAACACAACCTGGATGCGGTCAACATCTGCGCTAACGAAATCACCATCTTCGCTTTTATCAGGTGCTGCCTGTCGGCGACATCTGTTCTGAGGAAGCGCAAAGGCAGCAAAGCGGACGGTACATCAACAAAAAGCTTTCCCGCTCCTGAAGGAGCTCGCGCTAACGCCTTCAGGCCTCGGCTGTAAAGGAGAGCGGAGCCCAGAGCTGCCTCCCGGCGCGCGGGGAGCCAGtgcttcctcctgctggccacaacCGCTCTCCCACATTCAAGAACCTGGCTGCAGCGGGGGATCAAGGAGACTCCTACTGAAGCACGCGGCAGGGACGTTACCCTGCAACGGCTGCGCATCACCCAGCCTTTATTAACCACTTTATTTTGTGCCTTCGGGCTTTGCCGACTCGCAGGCTAAGAGCTCAGAGTGTGTGTAATCCGTGGGCATTACCTGACAAGGTGCGCTATGTCCCAGTTGGCTTCCAGGGTCAGGGGTCCCTCCACCTCCACGCCTTTCTCCGTTGCAATAGCTACTTCGTACTGAGGAGAGAAAACATTGACAGTTGTCAGTAAAGCCCCACTTCCACGCTTGAACGTAAGGTGGGCCCTGTGAAAGCTCCAATCAGGAGGAGTCAGTAGTAACAGCTGCCCTTTAACCAACTTCGTTTTAACGTGGCTTTGCGTTCAGtaatgtttttactttttgctCGGTGGGCAAGTTGAGGCAGTAGTAGTAAATAGAAACACTTCCAAAGCTAAAAGGTCGCAGCCTCTGGATGCTACAACCGCAGTGATGGGAGAAGCATCATCAGATCTAAGAAAACACCAGAGATGAGCATCGCTCAGAGTCAAACAGCTCTTCTGAGGCTGCAGGACACAAGGGGAGACTGGCGCTGGAGGACAGCTTTGCTAACGGGATCCCTTAACGCACCCCACCTCTGCCAACTCGGGAGTCGCTGCAAGGTTTCCCCGAGATCGGGGACAGAAGATGGCCTGGGGTGAAGACTGGAGCATCAGCCTGAGGCGcgcagcagctctccagccaaGGCACGCCAGAGCTGGGCACCTACCCTGTTGAATGATCGAGCGTCTCTGTAATACAGAATTTTCATGCAACGCTCAATCAAGTCACGGGCCTCCTCCTTCGTCAGGCTGGCTTTCTTCTCCAAGACTTCTCTCATCAacggctggggaaaaaaaaaaaaataaaataaagccaataGCTTGACAGCTCAGTCACCCGGCGCTGAGGTCGCTTTAGCAGCCGAGCAAGAGCGTGCTCTACCTGAGCTAGGTACGCTCCGTAACCCGTAGCGAGCGTAGGGGCTTCGTAGGCCACGCCGAGCATGTCCACGTAACCTAGGAAGCTGAAGGGACAGATCCGTGAGCACGGCggctgcacaggcagggctgtggcggggaGGGACTCGGCTTTTGAGCGGCCACACCCAGCCAGAGACCTCTCTGAATCCCGTGGCGTGAgaagcagccccagggagggacgCGCAGTAACCACCACACGCTCCACGTCGCTCGTCCTCGCTCACCTCTCGCCATTGTAGTAGCCTCCGATGACAACGGTGTTCCAGAGCGGATTTATCTTGGACCTCCGGTTATACATGACCCTTGTCAGCCAGGAATGAATGGCTTTCGGGCTGTAACTGTGACCATCTCCCAACAGCTCCTCGTCGATTCTAATTTAGGTAGAAATTTCACCCAACTAAGAAAAGGCGGAAACCACCCGGGTGAGAGGGCAGCAGCCCACCTCTGGCTGCACCACCAGCAGGACAGAGCACCCTCCCGCAGACGCCCCGCAGGCTGTTTTGGAACAAGGCCTTACAAGAGGTGAATCAGCCACAGGCCACAAAGAATAACTGAAACTGGCTCTCCACAGCGCTCAGCAGAGAGTTTGGAAACAGACGCTTGTACCAAAGGGACCGTCAAACGACAAGGGGGATTTCAGCTCAGTTTCGTCCCTGCTCAGTGAATGCATTTAATTACGTTTCAGTCCTTTGAGGACTGGGAAGAGAGAGCAGCGCAGCACGAACCGCAGCGCGGTCAGGGCTTGCCCGGCCTGAGCCAGAGCTGCCAGGGAGGCAGCCGCGGCAGCCCCCGCGGGACAGGAGAACTTACACCATCTGGTCAATGATCTGCTTGAGGTACTGGAAGTCGGCGTAGTCGCCGGACGCCCCCAGCATGGTGGTGTCGTTCACCTTCAGGAGCCTGGAGATGCTGCGGAAGCGGGCGAGGGAGCCGTAGGAGCCCATCATGTCTGCAGCGATGATCACCCCCCCGTCGAACTTCACTCCCAGCACCGAGGTGCCCGTCACCATCGGGCTCCTGAAGACCCAAACgtcagcgctgccccggcaccagCGAGGCCCCGGTCTCCCCCAGGGCCTTTGGCCTCCAACACcgcccggcccctgccccccccagccccatttcctccccccccccccccagccccctctgctccccccgcGCTGCTCCCCCCAGTTTCTCCGGTCACCCCAGTTTTCCCGTCCCGGACCCCAggccccctcccctgcacccccagcccctccgctCCCTTCCGCCTCCCCAGACCCCACTTCAggccccccccatccccagggctCCCAGCGCCCGCATCCCCggtcccctcagcccctcccGCACTCACAGCGTCCGGGTGAAGGGCAGgacgccggcggcggggccgggcccgccgggaaCGTACgtctgccccggggccgggcccccgGCCCAgaacggcggcggcggcgcccgcgcTCCCCCGACCTCCATCTTAGTCACGGTGCGGCCCGCGCTGCGCAGGCGCGACGGAAGAGCGGCCGCTCCCGGCCGCCGTAGGCCGAGGCGGGGCGGCACGGCGCCACCCTGGGCGTGGCCAGAAGCAgccgggaagggggggggggggggagagacgaCCGGGCGCCATCTTGTGCGTGGCGGAACTCTCCTGCGTGGGCTGCGGGTCGCCCCTCGGTGCCCGGGACCGGAGGcctcgcccccgccccgcgccccgctgcaGGCCCGGGGGCCCTTCCGCTGTCCCTGAAGGATCGGG from Aptenodytes patagonicus chromosome 26, bAptPat1.pri.cur, whole genome shotgun sequence carries:
- the PSMB4 gene encoding proteasome subunit beta type-4, whose product is MEVGGARAPPPPFWAGGPAPGQTYVPGGPGPAAGVLPFTRTLSPMVTGTSVLGVKFDGGVIIAADMMGSYGSLARFRSISRLLKVNDTTMLGASGDYADFQYLKQIIDQMVIDEELLGDGHSYSPKAIHSWLTRVMYNRRSKINPLWNTVVIGGYYNGESFLGYVDMLGVAYEAPTLATGYGAYLAQPLMREVLEKKASLTKEEARDLIERCMKILYYRDARSFNRYEVAIATEKGVEVEGPLTLEANWDIAHLVSGFE